One genomic window of Bicyclus anynana chromosome 10, ilBicAnyn1.1, whole genome shotgun sequence includes the following:
- the LOC112050514 gene encoding synaptic vesicle glycoprotein 2C produces the protein MEEHAESKERLQRAPFETALHHAGYGCFQWLLLMSCGAVYAVCALSTTTLSFVLPAAECDFNLSSSDKGRLTATPLIGMCVGSYFWGNLADARGRRKAIIGALLLDALAAFLSSLMQSFPAFLACRFFSGFGIIGATGLVFPYFGDFLSLRHRDVMLCRLEVFWTFGTILLPGIAWLIIQDPRFNLTAPGADFQYTSWRVFVFACGIPSLLVVLLLLPFPESPRYLLHADKTDQALQVLQRIFVVNTRLSEKDFPVESMISAGDEGEEEEVVAADNNGNETKSPLTWNQRWQAFWFRKKMLVTPPYIGLLVLCCFVDFGLMFSYYTLMMWFPDLFERFSQFSSLFPGVSAGVCEVSANVTRSELLGKQECPQVIDDRVFIHTLVVALSCVPTALLVGLTINKIGKKIMLVGMLIISGLAALGLNLVESSLQNLVLSCVFEAIVSCTEAVLFCVICEIFPTKVAATAMAVTVMCGRIGAIVGNVVFGALVDEHCIVPIYMFGSLLITSGLLCSILPKSTRPERPQ, from the exons GTTACGGCTGTTTCCAATGGCTCCTGCTGATGTCCTGCGGCGCGGTGTACGCCGTGTGCGCGCTCAGCACCACCACGCTCAGCTTCGTACTCCCAGCGGCTGAATGCGACTTCAATCTCAGTTCTAGTGATAAGGGGAGGCTTACCGCCACGCCGCTCATTG GAATGTGCGTGGGCTCGTACTTCTGGGGCAACCTGGCGGACGCGCGCGGTCGCAGGAAGGCCATCATCGGCGCGCTGCTACTGGATGCTCTTGCGGCCTTTTTGTCTAGTCTTATGCAGTCTTTCCCTGCGTTCCTTGCTTGCAG ATTTTTCTCAGGCTTCGGTATAATCGGAGCCACAGGTCTGGTGTTCCCGTACTTCGGCGATTTCCTCTCACTACGGCATCGAGACGTGATGCTGTGCAGGCTAGAAGTGTTCTGGACTTTTGGAACTATTCTACTACCTG GCATCGCGTGGCTCATCATCCAAGATCCACGCTTCAATCTCACAGCCCCCGGCGCAGACTTCCAGTACACTTCGTGGAGAGTGTTCGTCTTCGCCTGCGGCATCCCCAGTCTGCTGGTGGTTCTGCTGCTGCTACCCTTCCCGGAGAGTCCGCGTTACTTGCTGCACGCCGACAAGACGGACCAGGCGTTGCAAGTACTGCAGAGGATATTCGTCGTTAACACCAGACTGTCTGAGAAAGATTTTCCT GTAGAATCTATGATAAGTGCTGGAGACGAAGGTGAAGAGGAAGAAGTAGTAGCAGCAGACAACAATGGCAACGAGACCAAATCTCCACTCACATGGAACCAGAGGTGGCAGGCCTTCTGGTTCAGGAAGAAAATGCTGGTCACCCCACCGTACATTGGTCTGCTAGTGCTTTGCTGCTTCGTAGATTTTGGGTTAATGTTTAG TTACTACACACTAATGATGTGGTTCCCGGATCTCTTCGAGAGATTCAGTCAGTTCTCGTCTCTTTTCCCCGGAGTGTCAGCAGGCGTCTGCGAGGTGTCTGCTAATGTCACGAGAAGTGAACTGTTG GGTAAACAAGAATGTCCTCAAGTGATAGACGACAGAGTGTTCATCCACACGCTGGTGGTGGCTCTGAGCTGCGTGCCCACCGCGCTGTTGGTTGGTCTCACTATCAATAAGATTGGGAAGAAGATTATGCTTG TGGGGATGTTGATAATCTCTGGTCTGGCGGCACTGGGGCTAAACCTGGTGGAGTCGTCGCTGCAGAACCTGGTGCTATCGTGCGTGTTCGAGGCAATCGTCAGCTGCACGGAGGCGGTGCTGTTCTGCGTCATCTGCGAGATCTTCCCTACTAAAGTTGC CGCCACAGCTATGGCGGTGACGGTGATGTGCGGGCGCATCGGCGCCATCGTCGGCAACGTTGTGTTCGGCGCGCTCGTCGACGAGCACTGCATCGTGCCCATATACATGTTCGGATCGCTGCTCATCA CGAGCGGCCTGCTGTGCAGCATACTGCCGAAGAGCACGCGACCGGAGCGGCCGCAGTGA